One Flavobacterium sp. 90 DNA segment encodes these proteins:
- a CDS encoding DEAD/DEAH box helicase produces the protein MSTFEKFNLPKSVQKAIDELGFVTPTPIQEKSFSVIMSGRDMMGIAQTGTGKTFAYLLPLLKLYKFTPTNTPKIVILVPTRELVVQVVEEVEKLTKYMSVKTLGIFGGVNINTQKKAVYEGVDILVGTPGRTMDLALDAVIRFDETQKLVIDEFDEMLNLGFRTQLTALLAMMKTKRQNILFSATMTDEVDAVLNDFFDFPEEVTLAASGTPLENITQITYNVPNFNTKVNLLKHLLETNESMERVLVFVNNKKISDMLHTRIEEHFEGQFGVIHSNKSQNYRLSTMAEFQEGNLRGLITTDIMARGLDISNISHVINFELPEFPELYMHRIGRTGRADATGTAISFITPREEEFKVEVEVLMNQELEIAEFPEEVEISSKLIEPEKDKQPIKFLMKKQTLKGEGAFHEKDKKNKKVNLGGPSKTKKKTHGSVNRNMLKTRDKKRKDKDK, from the coding sequence ATGAGCACTTTCGAAAAATTCAATCTTCCAAAATCAGTACAAAAAGCAATCGACGAATTAGGATTTGTTACGCCTACTCCTATTCAGGAAAAATCTTTTTCAGTTATTATGTCTGGTCGGGATATGATGGGAATTGCGCAAACCGGTACCGGAAAAACATTTGCTTATTTATTACCCCTTTTAAAATTATACAAATTTACCCCAACCAATACGCCTAAAATTGTAATTCTGGTTCCAACTCGTGAATTAGTAGTTCAGGTTGTTGAAGAAGTTGAAAAACTTACCAAATACATGTCTGTTAAAACGCTTGGTATTTTTGGTGGAGTAAATATTAATACACAAAAAAAAGCTGTTTACGAAGGTGTTGACATTTTAGTTGGAACGCCTGGTAGAACAATGGACTTAGCTTTGGATGCGGTAATTCGTTTTGATGAAACTCAAAAATTAGTAATTGATGAGTTTGACGAAATGCTGAATCTTGGTTTCCGTACACAATTAACAGCGCTTTTAGCGATGATGAAAACCAAACGTCAAAACATTTTATTCTCTGCAACAATGACTGATGAAGTTGATGCTGTTTTGAATGACTTTTTTGATTTTCCTGAAGAAGTAACACTTGCTGCGTCAGGAACTCCGTTGGAAAACATTACTCAAATTACTTATAATGTTCCAAACTTTAATACTAAAGTAAATCTGTTGAAACATTTATTAGAAACAAACGAAAGCATGGAACGTGTTTTGGTTTTTGTAAATAATAAAAAGATCTCGGATATGCTTCATACCCGAATCGAAGAACATTTCGAAGGTCAGTTTGGAGTAATTCACTCGAATAAATCTCAGAATTATCGTTTGAGCACAATGGCTGAATTCCAGGAAGGAAATCTTCGCGGACTAATTACTACAGATATTATGGCGAGAGGTTTGGATATTTCGAATATCTCTCACGTTATTAACTTCGAACTTCCTGAATTTCCTGAGTTGTATATGCACCGAATTGGTCGTACAGGTCGTGCAGATGCTACAGGAACCGCAATTAGCTTTATCACGCCTCGTGAAGAAGAGTTTAAAGTTGAAGTTGAAGTTTTAATGAATCAGGAACTTGAAATAGCAGAATTTCCAGAAGAAGTAGAAATTTCATCTAAGCTAATTGAACCTGAAAAAGACAAACAACCAATTAAATTTTTAATGAAAAAGCAAACCCTAAAAGGTGAAGGTGCTTTTCATGAAAAAGATAAAAAGAATAAGAAAGTCAACTTAGGCGGGCCTTCAAAAACAAAAAAGAAAACCCACGGATCTGTCAATCGAAACATGTTGAAAACGAGAGATAAGAAAAGAAAAGATAAGGATAAATAG
- a CDS encoding BatA domain-containing protein yields the protein MHFKHPEILYFLFLLIVPILVHLFQLRRFKISYFTNVRFLKELAVQTRKSSKIKKRLLLATRLLLITCIILAFAQPFFEAKDSKNASNEMYIILDNSFSMQAKGKKGELLKRAVQELLENTPETTQFSLLTNTENYWNTDIKSSKSALQNLNYSATPFELPSIMAKIKAHKSAHKKDIIIITDAIGLAEKDVKNIDSGEKPYFIIPEAEQKNNIAIDSVFINQTLENFYEIGVNLSAYGEDFKPVSMALYNKDKLIAKTIIKFDTKKKKINFTIPKEAFHGYVTIEDNGLTYDNKLYFSISKTKKTNVISIGEPEKSNFLSRIYTSQEFNYNNYSISNLDYNSLDKQNTIILNELTEIPQALQTTLKAFVTKGGNLVVIPSEKSSVSNLNTFLANFGKVQFESLENKSKLITKINFDHPLFSGVFENKITNFQYPKTTNSFVISSPYPAVLSYEDQSVFVTAIQNPVSGITIFSAPINTTNSNFQQSPLIVPLFYKMGQNNQKTGVNALTIGNNQPYFVDVLLTKDAILEVKGNEDSFIPIQQILNNKVKLTFNDFPETAGNYSIFDKKEWVENLSFNYKRSESDLSQINTNVVSDFKTADTISTIFNTLQTERTDSQIWKWFVIFALLFLALEMAIIKFVK from the coding sequence ATGCATTTTAAACACCCCGAGATTCTATACTTTCTGTTTTTATTGATTGTTCCAATTTTGGTACATTTATTTCAATTACGACGTTTCAAAATCTCGTATTTCACCAATGTTCGCTTCTTAAAAGAACTTGCTGTACAAACTCGAAAAAGTTCAAAAATCAAAAAAAGACTTTTATTAGCAACTCGTTTATTGTTGATAACGTGTATTATTTTGGCTTTTGCCCAACCTTTTTTTGAAGCCAAAGACAGTAAAAATGCTTCAAACGAAATGTATATCATTCTGGATAATTCGTTTAGTATGCAAGCCAAAGGAAAAAAAGGTGAATTATTAAAACGTGCGGTTCAGGAATTATTAGAAAACACGCCAGAAACTACACAATTCTCCTTGTTAACCAACACAGAAAATTACTGGAATACAGATATAAAATCTTCTAAAAGTGCTTTACAAAATCTAAATTATAGCGCAACTCCTTTTGAACTTCCGTCAATTATGGCGAAGATTAAAGCGCATAAATCGGCACATAAAAAAGATATTATTATTATTACAGATGCTATTGGTTTGGCTGAAAAAGATGTAAAAAATATTGATAGCGGTGAGAAACCATATTTTATCATTCCTGAAGCGGAACAAAAAAATAACATTGCAATTGACAGTGTTTTTATCAATCAGACTTTAGAAAATTTCTATGAAATAGGCGTTAATTTATCTGCTTATGGAGAAGATTTCAAACCCGTTTCGATGGCATTATATAATAAGGATAAATTAATTGCTAAAACGATTATCAAGTTTGACACGAAGAAAAAGAAAATCAATTTTACAATTCCAAAAGAAGCTTTTCATGGATATGTAACAATTGAAGATAATGGTTTGACTTATGATAACAAACTATATTTCAGCATTTCAAAAACTAAAAAAACGAATGTTATTAGTATAGGAGAACCTGAAAAAAGCAATTTCTTGTCCCGAATTTATACTTCACAAGAGTTTAATTACAACAATTATTCGATAAGTAATTTAGATTATAACAGTCTGGACAAACAAAATACAATTATCCTAAATGAATTGACTGAAATTCCTCAGGCATTGCAAACTACTTTAAAAGCTTTTGTTACCAAAGGTGGAAATCTGGTTGTAATTCCTTCTGAAAAAAGTTCGGTTTCAAATCTAAATACTTTTTTAGCCAATTTCGGAAAAGTCCAATTTGAATCTCTTGAAAATAAAAGCAAATTAATTACCAAAATAAACTTCGATCATCCTTTGTTTTCGGGTGTTTTTGAGAATAAAATTACCAATTTTCAATATCCAAAAACAACTAATTCATTTGTCATTTCGAGTCCATATCCGGCTGTTTTGTCTTATGAAGATCAAAGTGTATTTGTAACTGCGATTCAAAATCCAGTTTCAGGAATTACCATTTTTTCGGCACCAATAAATACGACAAATTCTAATTTTCAGCAATCTCCTTTAATTGTTCCTTTATTTTATAAAATGGGACAAAACAACCAAAAAACGGGTGTAAATGCCTTAACAATTGGCAACAATCAGCCTTATTTTGTGGATGTTTTATTGACAAAAGATGCTATTCTGGAAGTAAAAGGAAACGAAGATTCTTTTATTCCGATTCAGCAAATATTGAATAACAAAGTCAAATTAACGTTCAATGATTTCCCTGAAACAGCTGGAAATTACAGTATTTTTGATAAAAAAGAATGGGTTGAAAACCTGAGTTTCAACTACAAAAGAAGTGAAAGCGATTTAAGTCAAATCAACACAAATGTAGTTTCAGATTTTAAAACTGCTGATACTATTTCGACCATTTTTAATACACTACAAACTGAGCGAACAGACAGCCAAATTTGGAAATGGTTTGTTATCTTTGCACTGTTATTTTTAGCATTAGAAATGGCGATCATCAAATTTGTAAAGTAA
- a CDS encoding lactonase family protein, with amino-acid sequence MRRLYILLFAVFAFTNLQAQNKFNLLVGTYTNTCQSNGIYVYEFDASTGNFKLKNSSENVISPSYLSVSADNKFIYAVNENGKESAVSAFKYDSKSGKVSFLNKNDALGADPCHIINDDKNVIVSNYSGGSLVVFKKKTDGSITEVQQLIQHEGKGPNAARQEKAHVHMAVFSPDKKFVLSNDLGLDKVFVYKYNPNSANEMLTLKGSVDVKPGSGPRHLTFSKDGKFVYLIQELDATLTTFSYDKSGSLKKIAETSILPKGFTGGTGAAAIKISPDGNFLYVSDRVDANSISVYKILKNGAINLVEQVSTLGKGPRDFAIDPIGNYLLVGHQYTNDIIIFKRDKATGKITDTGKKIELCSPVGLVFTKI; translated from the coding sequence ATGAGAAGATTATATATACTGCTTTTTGCGGTTTTTGCTTTTACAAACTTACAAGCGCAGAACAAATTCAATTTATTGGTAGGAACTTATACGAATACTTGTCAAAGCAACGGAATTTACGTTTATGAATTTGATGCTTCAACAGGAAATTTTAAATTAAAGAATTCATCTGAAAATGTAATTAGTCCAAGTTATTTATCGGTTTCTGCAGATAATAAATTTATATATGCCGTAAACGAAAACGGAAAGGAAAGTGCGGTAAGTGCTTTTAAATATGATTCAAAATCAGGAAAAGTTAGTTTTTTAAATAAAAACGATGCTTTAGGCGCTGATCCTTGTCATATAATAAATGATGATAAAAATGTAATTGTTTCTAATTATTCTGGTGGAAGCCTTGTTGTTTTTAAGAAAAAAACAGATGGAAGTATTACCGAAGTACAACAATTAATTCAGCATGAAGGAAAAGGACCAAATGCTGCGCGTCAGGAAAAAGCGCACGTACACATGGCTGTTTTTTCACCGGATAAAAAGTTTGTTTTGTCTAATGATTTAGGTTTGGATAAAGTTTTTGTCTACAAATACAATCCAAATTCGGCAAACGAAATGTTGACTTTAAAAGGAAGTGTTGATGTAAAACCAGGAAGTGGTCCAAGACATTTAACTTTTAGCAAAGACGGCAAATTTGTTTACTTGATTCAGGAATTAGACGCTACTTTGACGACTTTTAGTTATGATAAATCAGGAAGTTTAAAAAAGATTGCTGAAACAAGTATTTTACCAAAAGGCTTTACCGGAGGAACTGGTGCCGCTGCAATAAAAATTTCGCCTGACGGAAACTTTTTATATGTTTCAGATCGTGTAGATGCAAATTCAATTTCAGTTTACAAAATACTTAAAAATGGAGCGATTAACTTAGTTGAACAGGTTAGTACTTTAGGAAAAGGTCCAAGAGATTTCGCGATTGATCCAATAGGAAATTATCTTTTAGTAGGACATCAATACACAAACGATATTATAATATTCAAAAGAGACAAAGCAACAGGAAAAATAACTGATACCGGAAAAAAAATAGAATTGTGTTCTCCGGTTGGGTTGGTTTTTACGAAAATTTAA
- a CDS encoding TonB-dependent receptor codes for MGTEIKLKGDKVIEQIPSIKDKALRINLNENIYGTFAEIGAGQETVRHFFRSGGSSGTIAKAMSAYDKDFSDAIYGIETDGRYVTEERLKKMLTLEGQIIEERLSREKHPTKLFFSYANTVATIDFAKQFKGHGWVGIRYQIEPDEAYNEIILHIRFKETDARLQQETLGILGVNLIYGAFYKYNDPKRLLRYLYDHLDKDQLEIDTINFSGPRFADVDNRLMSLQLVKNGMTDAVMFNPEGKNILPAAILYKKNLLALRGSFRPVTKVNMDMYEKSLKMFLDENKVEKDNTLVVFEITLSNLRSDGEIDERDFMDRAELLCSLGQTVMISNFQEYYKVVEYFANYTKARMGLAMGVNNLVDIFDEKYYRHLSGGILEAFGKLFYRDMKVFLYPMLDENGVLMNSTNLKVHPRMKELYKFFKFNGKVVDIADYDPHNLEVFSREVLKMINQGKTGWEHMLPSGIAEIIKEHHLFGYHPQKELEQNT; via the coding sequence ATGGGTACAGAAATAAAACTCAAAGGTGACAAGGTCATCGAACAGATTCCTTCTATAAAAGACAAAGCTTTACGCATAAATTTAAACGAAAATATCTACGGAACATTTGCTGAAATTGGCGCTGGACAAGAAACAGTGAGACACTTTTTCAGATCCGGAGGTTCTTCCGGAACAATTGCAAAAGCGATGTCTGCCTATGACAAAGATTTTAGTGATGCGATTTACGGAATTGAAACTGACGGTCGCTACGTAACCGAAGAGCGTTTAAAAAAGATGCTGACTCTCGAAGGGCAGATCATCGAAGAACGTTTAAGCAGAGAAAAACATCCTACTAAACTTTTCTTTAGTTATGCCAATACGGTTGCAACTATAGATTTTGCAAAACAATTTAAAGGTCACGGTTGGGTTGGAATTCGATACCAAATTGAACCTGACGAGGCTTATAACGAAATTATCCTGCACATTCGTTTTAAAGAAACTGATGCAAGACTACAACAGGAAACGCTTGGAATTTTAGGTGTAAACTTAATTTATGGCGCTTTTTACAAATACAATGATCCTAAAAGATTACTACGCTATTTGTACGATCACTTGGATAAAGACCAATTAGAAATTGACACAATTAACTTCTCAGGACCTCGTTTTGCTGATGTTGATAACCGTTTAATGAGTTTACAATTGGTTAAAAACGGAATGACGGATGCCGTAATGTTTAACCCTGAAGGGAAAAATATTTTACCTGCTGCCATTTTATACAAAAAGAATCTTCTTGCTTTAAGAGGAAGTTTCCGTCCGGTTACGAAGGTAAACATGGACATGTACGAGAAATCGCTAAAAATGTTCCTTGACGAAAACAAGGTTGAAAAAGATAATACTTTGGTTGTTTTTGAAATTACACTTTCGAATTTACGTTCTGATGGTGAAATTGACGAACGCGATTTCATGGACAGAGCCGAATTACTTTGTTCGTTAGGTCAAACTGTTATGATCTCGAATTTCCAGGAGTATTATAAAGTTGTTGAATATTTTGCTAATTACACTAAGGCCAGAATGGGATTAGCAATGGGTGTAAACAACTTAGTAGATATTTTTGATGAGAAATATTATCGCCATTTAAGTGGTGGAATTCTGGAAGCTTTTGGAAAACTATTCTACAGAGATATGAAAGTTTTCTTGTATCCAATGTTAGATGAAAATGGAGTTCTAATGAATTCAACTAACTTAAAAGTACATCCTAGAATGAAAGAGTTATACAAATTCTTTAAATTCAATGGAAAAGTAGTTGATATTGCCGATTACGATCCGCATAATCTTGAAGTTTTCTCTCGCGAGGTTTTGAAAATGATCAATCAGGGAAAAACGGGTTGGGAACATATGCTTCCTTCCGGTATTGCCGAAATTATAAAAGAACATCACCTTTTTGGATATCATCCGCAGAAGGAATTAGAACAAAATACTTAG
- a CDS encoding cysteine hydrolase family protein — protein MNVSKLDNPALILIDIQKGFNNIAYWGGDRNNTNAEEKAAELLEIWRAKKLPLFHIQHCSSIPNSILNEANSGNEFQDIVKPLEFETIIKKNVNSAFIGTNLKELLDDAKITTVVIVGLTTDHCVSTTTRMAGNYGYTTYLISDATATFNKKGINGENFSAEMIHQTTLASLNDEFAQVVTSDFIKKIV, from the coding sequence ATGAATGTATCAAAACTTGATAATCCAGCATTAATATTAATAGATATTCAAAAAGGATTCAATAATATTGCGTATTGGGGCGGAGACCGAAATAATACAAATGCTGAAGAAAAAGCAGCAGAACTTCTTGAAATTTGGAGGGCTAAAAAATTACCTCTTTTTCATATTCAACATTGTTCTTCTATTCCAAATTCAATTTTGAACGAAGCAAATTCGGGAAATGAATTTCAGGATATTGTAAAACCTCTTGAGTTTGAAACTATCATCAAAAAGAACGTAAACAGTGCTTTTATCGGAACAAACTTAAAAGAGTTACTTGATGATGCAAAAATTACAACCGTTGTCATTGTAGGATTAACAACTGATCATTGCGTTTCTACAACTACAAGAATGGCAGGAAATTATGGTTATACTACTTATTTAATTTCTGATGCAACGGCAACTTTTAATAAAAAAGGTATAAATGGAGAGAATTTTTCTGCTGAAATGATTCACCAAACTACTTTAGCAAGTCTAAATGATGAATTTGCTCAGGTTGTTACTTCTGATTTTATCAAAAAAATCGTTTAA
- a CDS encoding alpha/beta fold hydrolase, whose translation MNLSLEYKIQEPKVILDKNPVLLLLHGYGSNEEDLFSFATELPDNYYIISARAPYDLQYGAYAWYAINFDADQNKFSDNEQAKTSRDLIATFIDELVSNYPIDANNVTLVGFSQGSILSYSVALSYPEKVQRVVAMSGYFNHEIINEGFEKNDFKNLKFFASHGTVDQVIPIDWARKTPAILEKLNIPVTYKEYPVGHGVAPQNFFDFKNWLAL comes from the coding sequence ATGAATCTATCTTTAGAATATAAAATACAAGAACCAAAAGTTATCTTAGACAAAAATCCTGTTTTACTTTTATTACATGGATATGGCAGCAACGAAGAAGATTTGTTTTCGTTTGCAACTGAACTTCCAGATAATTATTATATCATTTCGGCAAGAGCACCTTATGATTTGCAATATGGAGCTTATGCTTGGTATGCGATCAATTTTGATGCTGATCAGAATAAATTTTCGGATAATGAACAAGCAAAAACTTCACGTGATTTAATCGCTACATTTATTGACGAACTGGTTTCTAATTATCCTATTGATGCTAATAACGTGACTTTAGTTGGCTTTAGCCAAGGTTCTATTTTGAGTTATTCTGTAGCGCTTTCTTATCCTGAAAAAGTTCAGAGAGTTGTGGCTATGAGCGGTTATTTTAATCACGAAATTATCAATGAAGGTTTTGAGAAAAATGATTTCAAAAACCTAAAATTCTTCGCATCGCATGGAACTGTAGATCAAGTAATTCCTATTGATTGGGCAAGAAAAACACCTGCAATTTTAGAAAAACTAAATATTCCTGTTACTTACAAAGAATATCCTGTTGGTCACGGTGTGGCTCCGCAAAACTTCTTTGATTTTAAGAATTGGCTGGCTTTATAG
- the bcp gene encoding thioredoxin-dependent thiol peroxidase, translating into MTTLKAGDKAPNFSGVDQEGKAHKLADYAGKKLVVFFYPKASTPGCTAEACDLRDNFERFKANNYELLGVSADSQKAQEKFKDKYELPFPLLADEDKSVINAFGVWGPKKFMGKEYDGIHRTTFVINENGIIDEVIEKVKTKEHAAQILK; encoded by the coding sequence ATGACAACATTAAAAGCAGGTGATAAAGCACCAAATTTTTCAGGAGTAGATCAAGAAGGAAAAGCGCATAAACTGGCAGATTACGCTGGAAAAAAACTAGTAGTTTTCTTTTATCCAAAAGCAAGTACACCAGGTTGTACGGCAGAAGCTTGTGATTTAAGAGATAATTTTGAACGTTTCAAAGCCAATAATTACGAGCTTCTTGGCGTAAGTGCCGATAGTCAAAAAGCACAAGAAAAATTCAAAGATAAATATGAACTTCCTTTCCCATTATTAGCCGACGAAGACAAATCAGTAATCAATGCATTTGGCGTTTGGGGACCTAAAAAATTCATGGGAAAAGAATACGACGGAATCCACAGAACAACATTCGTAATCAACGAAAACGGAATTATCGATGAGGTTATTGAAAAAGTAAAAACAAAAGAACACGCAGCACAAATCTTGAAATAG
- a CDS encoding response regulator, whose amino-acid sequence MDTGEKKIMIIENDEMTIEILKFIFKKEGYKISIAKDGINAIERMATIMPNLVITTITIPLKSGLEIISYIKKNFKDIRVVALSSLGEEENTVEEAFELGVDDFIAKPFNPNELLLRIKRFL is encoded by the coding sequence ATGGACACCGGTGAAAAAAAAATTATGATTATTGAGAATGATGAAATGACAATTGAAATTCTAAAATTCATTTTCAAAAAAGAAGGCTATAAAATAAGTATCGCAAAAGATGGCATCAATGCCATAGAGCGCATGGCGACAATTATGCCGAATCTTGTTATAACAACGATAACAATTCCGTTAAAATCCGGACTGGAAATTATCAGTTATATCAAAAAAAATTTCAAGGACATTCGTGTTGTTGCACTTTCGTCACTTGGCGAAGAAGAAAATACTGTCGAAGAAGCTTTTGAATTGGGAGTTGATGATTTTATTGCTAAACCGTTTAATCCAAACGAACTTTTATTGCGAATAAAACGTTTTTTATAG
- a CDS encoding dihydroorotase, whose translation MKIIIRSAKIIDSKSPFHNQTVDLLISDGLIEKIGSSLPENKEATEVKFDNLHLSQGWFDSSVSLGEPGYEDRETIANGLNVAAKSGFTAIALQPNSFPIIDNQSQVNFVKNKANGFATELFPIGALTKASEGKDMAELFDMKKAGAVAFGDYNKSIDNANLLKIALQYVQDFDGLVITYTQDANLKGNGVANEGIVSTKLGLKGIPTLAEELQVARNLFLLEYTGGKLHIPTISTAKSVELIKEAKAKGLNVTTSVSVHHLVLTDEKLEGFDTRFKVTPPLRTENDRQALLNGVKDGTIDLITSDHNPIDIEFKKMEFDTAKNGTIGLESAFGALLTVLPLETIIEKLTLGKAIFGIENNSIAEGFKANFTFFTPEGKSTFTKENILSKSKNSAFLGTEINGSVYGILNQNQLVTSK comes from the coding sequence ATGAAAATAATCATCAGAAGCGCCAAAATTATCGATTCAAAAAGTCCGTTTCACAATCAGACAGTTGATCTTTTAATTTCAGATGGTTTAATAGAAAAAATAGGATCTTCACTTCCTGAAAACAAGGAAGCAACTGAGGTAAAATTTGATAATTTACATCTTTCACAAGGTTGGTTCGATAGCAGTGTTTCTCTTGGAGAACCAGGTTATGAAGACAGAGAAACAATCGCAAACGGATTAAATGTTGCCGCAAAAAGTGGTTTTACGGCAATTGCTTTACAACCCAACTCGTTCCCTATTATTGACAATCAATCGCAGGTAAATTTTGTAAAAAATAAAGCAAATGGCTTTGCAACCGAACTTTTCCCAATTGGAGCTTTAACAAAAGCCAGCGAAGGAAAAGATATGGCAGAATTATTTGACATGAAAAAAGCCGGAGCAGTTGCTTTTGGAGATTACAATAAAAGTATCGACAACGCTAATCTTTTAAAAATCGCTTTACAATATGTACAGGATTTTGATGGTTTAGTAATCACATATACACAAGATGCTAATCTAAAAGGAAATGGCGTTGCAAATGAAGGAATCGTTTCTACAAAATTAGGACTGAAAGGAATCCCAACTTTAGCAGAAGAATTACAAGTAGCGAGAAACTTATTTCTTTTAGAATATACCGGAGGAAAACTTCACATTCCGACAATTTCGACAGCAAAATCTGTTGAATTAATCAAAGAAGCAAAAGCAAAAGGATTAAATGTAACGACAAGTGTATCTGTACATCATTTGGTTTTAACCGATGAAAAATTAGAAGGTTTTGATACTCGTTTTAAAGTTACACCTCCGTTAAGAACTGAAAACGACAGACAAGCTTTATTAAACGGAGTTAAAGACGGAACAATTGATCTGATCACGTCTGATCATAACCCAATTGATATTGAATTCAAAAAAATGGAATTTGATACCGCAAAAAATGGAACTATTGGCTTAGAAAGTGCTTTTGGAGCTTTACTTACTGTTTTACCTCTTGAAACTATAATCGAAAAATTAACTTTAGGAAAAGCAATTTTCGGAATCGAAAACAACTCAATTGCCGAAGGTTTTAAAGCTAACTTCACTTTCTTTACTCCGGAAGGGAAATCAACTTTTACAAAAGAAAATATCCTTTCAAAATCTAAAAATTCTGCCTTTTTAGGAACTGAAATAAATGGTTCTGTCTACGGAATTTTAAACCAAAACCAACTTGTTACATCTAAATAA
- a CDS encoding MBL fold metallo-hydrolase — MKVYFLGTGTSQGIPIIGVDHPVCKSTDAKDKRLRVAIWITWNEHSYVIDCGPDFRQQMLSCGCQKLDAILFTHEHADHTAGLDDIRPFNFRQGEIPVYAHQRVIDNLKRRFDYVFETVNKYPGAPSVKTIEVVNNEPFAVGDKMAIPINVMHGDLQVFGYRIDDFAYLTDVKTIAEEEVEKLKNLKVLVVNALRVEPHDTHFNLQEALDFINLVQPEIAYLTHISHVLGFHEEVQKQLPKNVFLAYDNLEITI; from the coding sequence TTGAAGGTATATTTTTTAGGTACTGGTACATCACAAGGTATTCCGATTATCGGAGTCGATCATCCCGTTTGTAAAAGCACTGATGCTAAGGATAAAAGGCTCAGAGTAGCCATTTGGATTACATGGAACGAGCATTCATATGTCATCGATTGCGGTCCTGATTTCAGGCAGCAAATGCTCTCATGCGGCTGTCAAAAATTAGATGCAATATTATTTACACACGAACATGCAGACCATACTGCAGGTTTAGATGATATTCGTCCGTTTAATTTTCGTCAGGGCGAAATCCCCGTTTATGCACATCAAAGGGTAATTGATAATTTGAAACGCCGTTTTGATTATGTTTTCGAAACCGTAAACAAATATCCCGGCGCTCCAAGTGTTAAAACCATTGAAGTGGTGAATAACGAACCATTTGCAGTTGGTGATAAAATGGCAATTCCTATAAATGTAATGCACGGAGATTTGCAGGTTTTTGGATATCGCATAGACGATTTTGCTTATTTAACAGATGTTAAGACCATTGCAGAAGAAGAAGTTGAGAAATTAAAAAACCTTAAGGTTTTGGTTGTAAATGCTTTAAGAGTAGAACCACACGATACACATTTTAATTTGCAGGAAGCACTTGATTTTATAAATTTGGTGCAGCCGGAAATTGCTTATTTAACACATATTAGCCACGTTTTAGGTTTCCATGAAGAAGTACAGAAACAACTTCCTAAAAACGTTTTTCTGGCATACGACAATTTAGAAATTACAATTTAA
- the nth gene encoding endonuclease III, translating into MNKEARVTFVINTLKELYPTIPVPLDHKDPYTLLIAVLLSAQCTDVRVNQITPLLFAKADNPYDMIKMSVEEIKEIIRPCGLSPMKSKGIHGLSHILIDKHNGQVPQSFEALEELPAVGHKTASVVMSQAFGVPAFPVDTHIHRLMYRWNLSNGKNVTQTEKDAKRLFPRELWNDLHLQIIWYGREYSPARGWSLDKDIITKTIGKKSIIEEAAKK; encoded by the coding sequence ATGAATAAAGAAGCTCGAGTAACATTTGTTATAAATACGTTAAAAGAACTCTACCCTACAATACCCGTTCCATTAGACCATAAAGATCCTTATACATTGTTGATTGCTGTTTTGCTTTCGGCGCAATGTACAGATGTTCGTGTGAATCAGATCACACCTTTACTTTTTGCAAAGGCTGATAATCCGTATGATATGATTAAAATGTCTGTGGAAGAAATTAAAGAAATCATTCGTCCTTGTGGTTTATCGCCTATGAAATCAAAGGGAATTCATGGTTTGTCGCATATTTTGATTGATAAACATAATGGTCAGGTTCCGCAGAGTTTTGAGGCGCTTGAAGAATTACCTGCTGTTGGACACAAAACGGCAAGTGTGGTGATGTCACAAGCTTTTGGCGTTCCTGCTTTTCCGGTTGATACGCATATTCACAGGTTAATGTACAGATGGAATCTTTCGAATGGAAAAAATGTTACACAAACTGAAAAAGATGCTAAAAGATTATTTCCAAGGGAATTATGGAACGATTTACATCTTCAGATTATTTGGTACGGACGTGAATATTCGCCTGCAAGAGGCTGGAGTCTGGACAAAGATATTATTACAAAAACGATTGGAAAAAAATCTATAATTGAAGAAGCTGCTAAAAAATAA